The Methylomusa anaerophila genome has a segment encoding these proteins:
- a CDS encoding outer membrane beta-barrel protein: MKKVLVALTGLMLFSSTALASPLTDYSQGKASVDLTWRNTENSISDVTIAFPPYDKKYNLDAGITLGLGNNFAVQYRNFEPESASTGFVWFGVTYPDTAKFTFNEYNLLYKLDKNISVFTGLVTAKGKNVYAGSSDTKNFWQFGVVGSAPIADKTTLWGSMGTGADLFNWEAGVSYEFSPGWEFNVNYRTIQSKKLHWPPYPTDLNAEGLGFGVTYKFK, translated from the coding sequence ATGAAAAAGGTTTTAGTTGCGCTCACAGGCTTGATGCTTTTCAGCAGTACGGCGCTGGCTTCGCCGCTCACCGACTACTCGCAAGGCAAGGCCTCGGTTGACCTGACCTGGCGTAATACTGAGAACAGTATCAGCGACGTTACAATCGCCTTTCCGCCTTACGACAAAAAGTACAATTTGGATGCCGGGATAACCTTGGGACTTGGTAACAATTTCGCGGTTCAATACCGCAACTTTGAACCCGAATCCGCCAGTACCGGTTTTGTTTGGTTCGGTGTAACGTATCCCGATACCGCCAAGTTTACATTTAATGAGTATAATTTACTTTACAAATTGGATAAAAATATTTCGGTTTTTACCGGCTTGGTTACAGCAAAAGGGAAAAATGTTTATGCCGGCTCGTCGGATACCAAGAATTTTTGGCAGTTTGGCGTAGTTGGCAGCGCTCCCATCGCCGACAAGACAACTTTGTGGGGCAGCATGGGTACAGGCGCAGACTTGTTTAACTGGGAAGCCGGCGTTTCTTACGAATTCAGCCCTGGCTGGGAATTCAACGTCAATTACCGTACCATCCAGTCCAAAAAGCTGCACTGGCCTCCCTATCCAACCGACTTGAACGCTGAAGGTTTGGGCTTCGGCGTTACTTACAAATTCAAATAA
- the wrbA gene encoding NAD(P)H:quinone oxidoreductase, producing the protein MKVLVVFYSLYGHIRRLAEAIVEGVEEVPGAVAILRRVPETLPEQVLAKLGATASQKAMAHIPICQLQDLTDAAAIIFGAPTRYGNMCGQMRQFLDSTGKIWAEGGLVGKAGSVFTSAATQHGGQESTILSFHTTLLHHGMVIVGLPYTFTGQTIIHEVTGCSPYGASTMSGIKANRMPSKNELAGARYQGRHVARIAAKLIK; encoded by the coding sequence ATGAAAGTCCTGGTAGTATTTTATTCCTTATACGGACACATTCGCCGCCTGGCAGAGGCAATCGTCGAGGGGGTGGAAGAGGTGCCCGGCGCTGTGGCGATTTTGCGGCGAGTACCGGAAACATTGCCGGAACAGGTGTTGGCAAAACTGGGGGCAACAGCATCGCAAAAAGCCATGGCCCATATCCCCATTTGCCAGTTGCAGGATTTGACTGACGCGGCGGCGATCATTTTCGGTGCGCCTACCCGTTATGGGAACATGTGCGGGCAAATGCGGCAGTTTCTTGACTCTACGGGAAAGATATGGGCCGAAGGCGGGCTGGTGGGAAAGGCAGGCAGCGTATTTACCAGTGCGGCAACTCAGCATGGCGGACAAGAGTCCACCATACTAAGCTTCCACACCACCCTTCTCCACCATGGAATGGTCATTGTGGGATTGCCCTATACCTTCACCGGTCAAACTATTATTCACGAGGTAACAGGCTGTTCTCCTTACGGCGCTTCCACCATGTCCGGCATCAAGGCTAACAGAATGCCCAGCAAGAACGAACTGGCGGGCGCCCGCTATCAGGGCCGGCATGTCGCCCGGATAGCCGCGAAATTAATAAAATAA
- a CDS encoding S-layer homology domain-containing protein, with amino-acid sequence MKKGIILIFVLILTSFSALASAASNLYSDVPENHWAYDALGKLAKAGIISNFREERVLTRYEMAQIIANALTKVDKANAETQALVQKLSAEFADELNDIGVRGKKTEEKEDTRMKISGFGIFGYEWVKNPRTYFATNNIADGTSKSETRSIFVLTIDQKFSKDAYFHADFNGEVMGGRSGDNSVMRFQDAYYAAKAGGLEWSAGRYSPYLGKGLLYYVPYNDGVRLTFGNVVKTTLYSVKFNDRSWELADIGCQLSKNTNLSLAYVNDKVPHNVAIYPDQDFYNSAALGISYTGITNWTVTGEYGKNRAEEAKKANGGSSPYGMYIMAKYKGANPFVIGSTGAWVTYKQAQDGFDLWALTSRTDLTGPQNWSAPGCGGGLNDVRGFEVGFEATVAPRAMLSMRYDSLRAVKTPGGLANAIGADQKDQSYFISQLTWVF; translated from the coding sequence ATGAAAAAAGGCATTATTCTCATATTTGTACTTATTTTGACCAGCTTTTCCGCCTTGGCGTCTGCCGCGTCAAATCTATACAGTGATGTGCCGGAAAACCATTGGGCTTACGATGCCCTTGGTAAATTGGCCAAGGCCGGGATTATCAGCAATTTCAGGGAAGAGAGGGTGTTGACCCGTTATGAAATGGCGCAGATTATTGCCAATGCATTGACCAAGGTTGATAAAGCTAACGCGGAGACACAGGCACTTGTACAAAAACTGTCGGCAGAGTTTGCTGATGAGTTGAACGACATCGGCGTGCGAGGGAAGAAGACGGAAGAAAAGGAAGACACTCGCATGAAAATTAGCGGTTTTGGCATTTTTGGGTATGAATGGGTGAAAAACCCGCGAACCTACTTTGCGACCAATAACATAGCGGACGGCACCTCCAAGTCCGAAACCAGGTCAATATTTGTTTTAACAATCGATCAGAAGTTTTCCAAGGACGCTTATTTTCATGCCGATTTCAACGGTGAGGTTATGGGAGGAAGATCAGGCGACAATTCCGTCATGCGCTTTCAGGATGCTTATTATGCCGCCAAAGCCGGCGGTTTGGAATGGTCGGCCGGCCGGTACAGTCCTTATCTGGGCAAAGGTTTGCTCTATTATGTGCCGTATAATGACGGAGTAAGACTGACTTTTGGGAATGTTGTAAAAACCACTTTGTATTCGGTAAAATTCAACGATCGCTCCTGGGAATTAGCCGATATTGGCTGCCAGTTGAGCAAGAATACCAATCTTTCCTTAGCCTATGTTAATGATAAAGTGCCGCATAATGTAGCGATTTATCCCGACCAAGACTTTTACAACTCTGCTGCCCTGGGTATAAGCTACACAGGTATCACCAACTGGACGGTGACAGGAGAATATGGCAAGAACCGGGCGGAAGAGGCCAAAAAAGCCAATGGCGGAAGTTCCCCTTACGGCATGTACATTATGGCAAAATATAAAGGGGCAAATCCCTTTGTGATCGGCAGTACCGGCGCCTGGGTAACCTATAAGCAGGCCCAGGACGGTTTTGATTTATGGGCCTTGACCAGCCGAACCGATCTTACCGGACCGCAGAATTGGTCAGCTCCCGGCTGTGGCGGCGGTTTGAATGATGTCCGCGGGTTTGAAGTCGGGTTTGAAGCCACTGTGGCCCCGCGTGCCATGTTATCAATGCGCTACGATAGTCTGCGGGCGGTGAAAACTCCGGGCGGCCTAGCTAATGCCATAGGCGCCGATCAGAAAGATCAAAGCTATTTTATCAGTCAACTGACATGGGTTTTCTAA
- a CDS encoding multidrug effflux MFS transporter gives MINFTQESTAVSKKNSHSDVLWMAFLLGLLAAFAPLTIDMYLPALPKLGADLNAGASLAQFSLTACLLGIALGQLVAGPISDVRGRKGPLLAGLLIYVVASLSCAFAPTIWLLVVMRFIQGLAGSAGIVISRAIVRDLYSGFQMTRFFALLMLVNGVAPILAPVLGGQVLQVTSWRGIFLVLSVVGIFTLLAVSFGLPETLRAGQRSKGGINNTFRAFRRLIGNRIFMGYALVQGFALAAMFAYIAGSPFVLQNIFGVSPQIFSLLFGINSLGIIIAGQITGRLAGRIPEAQLLVAGLTIAFVGGVLLLAMILAGGGLYSILVPLFFAVSSVGIIGTSSFSLAMQDQAKDAGSASALIGVLSFVFGGLMAPLVGIGGSHTAVPMGIIIAFSETMAALCYLFLVKCK, from the coding sequence ATGATCAATTTCACACAAGAATCCACGGCTGTCTCTAAGAAAAACTCACATTCGGACGTACTGTGGATGGCCTTCCTGCTTGGCCTGCTTGCGGCATTTGCGCCGTTAACTATCGATATGTATTTGCCTGCTTTGCCGAAATTGGGGGCTGATCTCAATGCCGGCGCCTCCCTGGCCCAGTTCAGCTTAACGGCCTGTTTGCTTGGTATTGCACTGGGACAATTAGTTGCGGGGCCTATAAGTGATGTGCGTGGCCGAAAAGGCCCCTTGCTTGCCGGTTTGCTTATCTATGTTGTTGCGTCGCTGTCCTGCGCGTTTGCCCCAACGATTTGGTTATTGGTAGTCATGCGATTTATCCAAGGATTGGCGGGGTCGGCAGGTATTGTTATCTCACGCGCCATTGTGCGGGATCTATACTCAGGCTTTCAAATGACTCGCTTTTTTGCGTTATTGATGTTGGTCAACGGAGTTGCCCCTATCCTTGCCCCGGTCCTGGGCGGACAAGTTTTGCAAGTAACCTCCTGGCGGGGTATTTTTCTTGTGCTGTCGGTCGTGGGGATCTTTACGCTGTTGGCCGTCTCTTTTGGATTGCCCGAAACCCTGCGGGCCGGTCAGCGTTCGAAGGGTGGTATTAACAACACATTTCGCGCTTTCCGTCGCTTAATTGGGAACCGCATCTTTATGGGCTATGCATTGGTACAGGGATTTGCTCTTGCCGCCATGTTTGCTTATATCGCAGGATCTCCCTTTGTGCTACAGAATATTTTCGGTGTATCGCCGCAAATTTTTAGCCTGCTTTTTGGCATTAACAGTCTGGGGATTATTATTGCCGGTCAAATTACCGGCAGGTTGGCAGGCCGGATTCCGGAGGCGCAACTTCTGGTTGCAGGTCTTACAATTGCGTTTGTGGGTGGAGTGCTGCTATTGGCCATGATTTTGGCCGGCGGAGGGCTTTATTCCATTCTAGTGCCCTTGTTTTTTGCCGTTTCCAGTGTCGGGATTATCGGGACCAGCAGCTTTTCGCTGGCCATGCAGGATCAGGCAAAAGATGCAGGCAGCGCATCGGCCCTTATCGGAGTTTTGTCTTTTGTTTTCGGCGGATTAATGGCGCCGCTTGTGGGAATCGGCGGCAGTCATACCGCCGTCCCGATGGGGATTATCATTGCGTTTTCTGAAACCATGGCCGCCCTATGTTATCTCTTCTTGGTAAAATGTAAGTAA